In Chitinophaga sp. HK235, a single window of DNA contains:
- the aroA gene encoding 3-phosphoshikimate 1-carboxyvinyltransferase: MQVTVSPGIIKGTVTANPSKSAMQRAVAAALLANGTSIIRNPGLSNDCLAALEVAENLGARIKRTDDHFEITSNGVKPFYDEINCGESGLGIRMFTPIAALAAVPITIVGHGSLTTRPMHFFEEVLPQLDVKCTTQEGKLPLHIQGPLQPKNITIDGSLSSQFLTGLLMAYGAAAEDVTITVKDLKSKPYIALTLQLMAHFGVQVKEENFETFSFGKKQSYNATDYTVEGDWSGAAFLLVAAAVAGKAEVQHLNTASAQSDKAILEALEKAGTHILPGMFTVNIQKNGLKAFEIDATDCPDLFPPLVALAANCNGTTKIKGVSRLAHKESDRGLTLQQEFGKMGIRIDLQGDDMLVHGGTGIKGAQVHSHNDHRIAMACAVAALTAAGPVVIENAEAVNKSYPEFYDHLQLLGGKIAVEANS; encoded by the coding sequence ATGCAAGTTACTGTATCACCAGGCATCATTAAAGGCACGGTTACGGCCAACCCTTCCAAAAGTGCGATGCAGCGTGCTGTTGCGGCAGCGTTGCTGGCAAATGGCACCAGTATCATCCGTAATCCCGGCCTGAGCAACGATTGCCTGGCAGCACTCGAAGTAGCGGAAAACCTCGGTGCCCGAATAAAAAGAACAGACGATCATTTCGAAATCACGAGCAACGGTGTAAAACCGTTTTACGATGAAATCAACTGCGGAGAGTCCGGTCTTGGTATCCGTATGTTTACGCCGATAGCTGCCCTGGCTGCTGTTCCCATCACCATCGTTGGACATGGCAGTCTCACTACCCGGCCTATGCATTTCTTTGAAGAAGTGCTGCCACAGCTGGACGTAAAATGTACCACCCAGGAAGGTAAACTGCCACTGCATATACAGGGTCCGTTACAACCTAAAAATATTACCATCGACGGTTCCCTGAGCTCTCAGTTCCTCACCGGCCTGCTGATGGCCTACGGCGCTGCTGCAGAAGATGTGACCATCACCGTTAAAGATCTTAAAAGTAAACCATACATTGCGTTGACCCTGCAATTGATGGCACACTTCGGCGTACAGGTGAAGGAAGAGAACTTCGAAACATTCAGCTTTGGTAAAAAACAGTCCTATAACGCTACCGACTATACGGTGGAAGGTGACTGGAGTGGTGCTGCCTTTTTGCTGGTAGCAGCTGCTGTGGCCGGAAAAGCGGAAGTACAGCATTTGAATACCGCTTCTGCCCAGTCAGATAAGGCTATCCTGGAAGCACTGGAAAAGGCTGGCACTCACATACTGCCGGGCATGTTTACAGTGAATATTCAGAAAAACGGACTCAAAGCCTTTGAAATAGACGCTACCGACTGTCCAGATCTGTTCCCGCCACTGGTAGCATTGGCGGCTAACTGTAACGGTACTACGAAAATAAAAGGCGTGAGCCGCCTCGCACATAAAGAGAGCGACCGCGGTCTTACCCTGCAGCAGGAGTTTGGTAAAATGGGCATCCGTATAGACCTTCAGGGTGATGACATGCTGGTGCATGGCGGTACCGGCATCAAAGGTGCACAGGTACATTCCCACAACGACCACCGCATTGCCATGGCCTGCGCCGTAGCGGCCCTTACCGCCGCCGGCCCCGTAGTCATCGAAAATGCAGAAGCTGTCAACAAATCCTATCC